A region of Apium graveolens cultivar Ventura unplaced genomic scaffold, ASM990537v1 ctg749, whole genome shotgun sequence DNA encodes the following proteins:
- the LOC141704152 gene encoding threonine synthase, chloroplastic-like, which yields MISSPLFHRYPFSLVSNKSHRTLHPRKILNNDSPPAATPTPTHHRRAKDENIRDEARLNSKTHNYSAKYVPFNADPSEKESYSLDEIIYRSSSGGLLDVEHDMTMLKQFSGEHWKALFDSRVGKTSWPYGSGVWSKKEWVLPEIDDDDIVSAFEGNSNLFWAERFGKKYLGMNDVWVKHCGISHTGSFKDLGMTVLVSQVNRLRKMNRPVVGVGCASTGDTSAALSAYCAAAGIPAIVFLPADKISMAQLVQPIANGAFVLSLDTDFDGCMKLIREVTAELPIYLANSLNSLRLEGQKTAAIEILQQFDWEVPDWVIVPGGNLGNIYAFYKGFKMCQELGLVDSIPRLVCAQASNANPLYLHFKSGWDEFKPVKANATFASAIQIGDPVSIDRAVYALKNCNGIVEEASEEELMDAMAQADSTGMFICPHTGVALTALNKLRAKGVIKPTDRTVVVSTAHGLKFTQAKIDYHSNDIKDMACRYANPPVTVKAEFGAVMDLLMKHLNKVPS from the coding sequence ATGATTTCCTCACCGTTATTTCACCGTTATCCTTTCTCTCTCGTCTCCAATAAATCCCATCGAACACTTCACCCCCGTAAAATACTCAACAATGACTCCCCGCCGGCAGCCACTCCAACTCCGACGCACCACCGGCGAGCAAAAGACGAGAACATTCGCGACGAAGCTCGTCTCAACTCTAAAACCCATAACTATTCTGCGAAATACGTTCCATTTAACGCCGACCCATCTGAAAAAGAATCGTATTCTTTGGATGAAATAATCTACCGGAGTAGCTCCGGCGGGCTTCTAGACGTTGAACATGATATGACCATGTTGAAACAGTTTAGCGGGGAGCACTGGAAAGCCTTGTTTGACTCGAGAGTGGGGAAAACAAGTTGGCCTTATGGGTCAGGTGTGTGGTCTAAGAAAGAATGGGTGTTGCCTGAGATTGATGACGATGATATTGTGAGTGCTTTTGAGGGCAATTCTAATTTGTTTTGGGCTGAAAGATTCGGGAAGAAATATTTAGGGATGAATGATGTATGGGTTAAGCATTGCGGAATTAGTCATACTGGTAGTTTTAAAGATTTGGGGATGACTGTTTTGGTTAGTCAGGTTAATCGGTTGCGGAAAATGAACAGGCCTGTTGTTGGAGTTGGTTGTGCCTCTACTGGTGATACTTCTGCTGCCTTGTCAGCGTATTGTGCTGCTGCTGGGATTCCTGCCATTGTGTTTTTGCCTGCTGATAAGATTTCGATGGCACAGTTGGTTCAGCCTATTGCCAATGGGGCGTTTGTGTTGAGTCTTGATACGGATTTTGATGGTTGTATGAAGTTGATTAGGGAGGTTACTGCTGAGTTGCCTATTTATTTGGCGAATTCGTTGAATAGTTTGAGGCTTGAGGGGCAGAAGACGGCTGCCATTGAGATTTTGCAGCAGTTTGATTGGGAGGTTCCGGATTGGGTTATTGTTCCTGGTGggaatttagggaatatttatgCGTTTTATAAGGGGTTTAAGATGTGTCAGGAGTTGGGGCTTGTTGATAGTATTCCGAGGTTGGTATGTGCTCAAGCTTCAAATGCTAATCCGTTGTACTTGCATTTTAAGTCAGGGTGGGATGAGTTTAAGCCGGTGAAGGCAAATGCTACTTTTGCTTCTGCAATACAGATTGGTGATCCTGTGTCGATAGATAGAGCCGTGTATGCGTTAAAGAATTGTAATGGGATTGTTGAGGAAGCGAGTGAGGAGGAGCTGATGGATGCAATGGCACAAGCTGATTCAACTGGGATGTTTATATGTCCTCATACAGGAGTTGCGCTTACAGCTCTAAATAAGCTGAGAGCCAAAGGGGTTATCAAGCCTACTGATAGAACTGTTGTGGTTAGTACAGCTCACGGATTGAAATTCACGCAAGCAAAGATTGATTATCATTCAAACGACATCAAAGATATGGCATGCCGGTATGCAAATCCTCCGGTGACGGTAAAAGCAGAGTTTGGGGCTGTGATGGATCTTTTGATGAAGCATCTGAACAAGGTTCCTAGTTAG
- the LOC141704153 gene encoding WD repeat-containing protein VIP3, giving the protein MKLAWLRSQDGAHDDSLWTTTWVPASDDSPALLLTGSLDETVKLWNPEDLSLVRTNSGHCLGVISVAAHPSGKIAASASIDSFIRVFDVQSNNTIATLEASPSQVWQLQFNPQGTVLAVAGGGSASVKLWNTAEWKLVGTLSIPRPEGVKHSEKSGTKKFVLSVAWSPDGRQLACGSMDGTISVFDVVRTKFLHHLEGHSMPVRSLVFSPVDPRVLISASDDGHVNMYDVEGKTLFVSMSGHSSWVLSVDVSPDGAAIATGSSDKTVRLWDPKMRAAVQSMTNHTDQVWGVMFRPPGGTGVRTVQLASVSDDKSISLYEYS; this is encoded by the exons ATGAAACTGGCGTGGCTCAGATCCCAAGACGGCGCCCACGACGACTCATTGTGGACTACTACGTGGGTCCCAGCCAGCGACGATAGCCCTGCTCTGCTGCTCACCGGTTCGCTTGACGAAACGGTTAAGCTGTGGAACCCGGAGGATCTCTCTCTCGTTCGTACTAATTCTGGTCACTGTCTGGGTGTTATATCGGTGGCCGCTCATCCCTCTGGAAAGATTGCTGCTTCCGCCTCAATTGATAGCTTTATTCGAGTTTTCGATGTCCAATCCAATAATACTATTGCTACTCTCGAAGCTTCCCCTTCTCAAGTTTGGCAATTGCAGTTCAATCCTCAG GGTACAGTTCTAGCAGTTGCTGGAGGAGGTAGTGCATCAGTCAAGTTATGGAACACTGCTGAATGGAAGCTGGTTGGTACCCTGTCAATACCTCGTCCTGAAGGTGTGAAGCATTCTGAAAAAAGCGGCACAAAGAAGTTTGTTCTATCAGTTGCATGGAGCCCTGACGGAAGACAGTTGGCTTGTGGATCCATGGATGGGACCATCTCTGTTTTCGATGTTGTTCGCACTAAATTTCTTCACCACCTTGAAGGCCATAGCATGCCTGTCCGATCTCTTGTGTTTTCTCCTGTTGATCCAAGAGTGCTCATATCAGCCTCGGACGATGGCCATGTGAACATGTACGATGTAGAAGGCAAGACGCTGTTTGTGTCCATGTCGGGTCACTCGAGTTGGGTATTGAGCGTGGATGTTAGTCCTGATGGAGCGGCAATTGCTACAGGATCAAGTGACAAGACTGTGAGGCTGTGGGATCCCAAGATGAGGGCTGCCGTGCAGTCTATGACCAACCACACAGACCAGGTTTGGGGAGTGATGTTTCGACCACCAGGAGGAACTGGAGTTCGGACTGTTCAGCTTGCAAGTGTATCAGATGACAAGAGCATCTCACTTTATGAATACTCATGA